cgattttccgcaatttgccttttttccaatgtttgctcCCCTGCATAAccattggctaatttgcataacaatttgaaaaccaacatggcggctatcgtgaataaggcctataggccacttcggaaagtaccataatactctttgtttgtccacccaaattttgcataagcattgtttccagtttctcttgggacttacaatggtcccaagagaaaacagaaGCGATgctaatgcaaaatttggggggacaaacaaagagtattaaggtactttccgaagtggcctattccaGGCCTTATCATAACCCTTCCCCTGGCCATTTAACATCATGTCGTCCAAATGTTCCTCTGCTCCATGGTGGAGTCAGCTAGTGCACAGAATATCTCCACAATAAGGAGTGAGCATCAACGCAAATACCCACCATTGAAACAGTATGAAAATTGCAGTTTCTCTGAAGTAATATAAAAGTCACAGTTTAAAGGTTTCAAGCACCCTTTCCTGGAACCAAGATGAGACAAAAGTGCTACCTGCAAGTCACGAAAATCCCAGATACAACATGGTCAACACATCCACACAATCGGTTTGCCCATGGAGAAATAGAATAGGATTTAAGACAGCAAGTGTGAGGTTGTGAGGATGGTGTCATGTGGGCTTGACTTAACATGACAGTTGTTGAGTAATTTGACAAAAGGCCCACTCCCAACCTGACCTTGCCTAGCCCCACCACGTGGACTGACAAGTTATCAAATGCTCAGGGAATAATAGTTGGACCTGCAAAAGTTGGAACCTTAAGTCCACTGTTCTACCTTCTTGCCACTGACAACAGGTCAAGATATAAATTTTCGGCCTCTTTCCAGTCTTTTGGTTCCCGTATGTCACTGTTGGACAACACATAATTGAAGTAGTCTTGATATACATTTGTTTCCTCCTCCACCTGCAAAAAGTTCTCCCTGAAATGATCAATCTGTACACTTGAGATGGGTAGAATCAATCCGTCAACTCCACCGTGGTCCTCAGGCAGGGAAAACAATTCATCGGGTCTGCCAGGAACTGTGTCATGCCGTGAATCTCTTATGCGGTGCGTGTTCCAATGTTCTTTTACAAAATCAAGATCTTTTTGGATGATTCCAGAAAACGAGAACCAAATGCACTCTTTTTCGAGCTCACTGCCCGGGTTGAATTTCCCATTTTCAATCATATCTTGGAAATAGTTTATCCACCATGTAGACCGGTTTCGGCGATAGAAAGACCACCATCCTTCTATCCTCTGATTGGCAGGAGATGGGCCGTAAATATGGGCATCTACATCCTGTCTAAATTCGCACTGCATAGCAGCCATTAAGACATTCTCAGTGCCACAGTCGGTTCTTAATTTCACTGGACAACCACCATAATCGTCGACGCAATCAACAAAATGTGATGCTGCTGTCTCCGGAAGGTTGTTTGACCTAACCACCCGAAGCCACATGATCTTTCTGCTCCACCCATCAATGCATCCATGTATTGGGAAACCATATGGTTTGAGTTTGTCGTAACCGTCCACGTGCCAACAATGGTTGGGACCTGGCGCTCTATATTTCCTTCGTCTTAGACGCCGTCTTCTCCTGGTTTCGCATCCTTCAGGGTCAAGTTCCCTCATAATCTCTTCTACAACCCTCCTTGGTACTTGAATACCTTTCATCGATAGTGTATGCCACATTGAGCGATATCCTGCCATACACCCAGGACCTTCCATTTCTTGTTCTATATGTCTTCGCACCTCTATCTCGTCGTACAAAGCCAGTTTTCTACGAAGGCCAAATTCCTTCAGCCGATTCTTGAGAGTTCGCTCTGACATCTTGATGCCGTGCTGCTTAGAAAGCATGTGTAGTATACTCTTGTACTCAAATCCTCTTGAGAAATAGAAAGTTATTATGGACTTCTCATCACAGAGAAGCTCTCGCCCGCAACTGGTACAAAATTTGTGCTCATAATTGCTAATATCGGCTCCACACTCACAAATGCTCAAGAAAGCCGCCATTTTGTAACTGCTTAAAGTTCCCGCCAGCTGACCGCTGAGTGCACTGGGAATTAAGCCTCAACTCCATGGTTGCCTCCATCCACTACgctcaattttaaaaataattgcatGTGCTGTATTTCTGTACGGGAATGTACATATTTCTCTGCTAGAACATATTTACGTTGATATACTAGAACACACATCTTTGTACTGAAATACATATTTTCGTACTAGAATATAAATTTCTGTACTGGAACTTATAATTCTGTCACGGAATAAAAATGTATATCTGTACTTGAATATACATCATTCTGTACtgcaataaatattgttgtactggaatatatatttttgtactGGAATAagtattgttgtactggaataagtattgttgtactggaatatatattgttgtactgaaatatatattgttgtactagaatatatattgttgttctggaatatatattgttgtactggaatatatattgttgtactggaatatataGTTGTAttgcccttgtgggccaccgtagccTTGCCTTACAACTCTCGATGAAAAACCTGCACACCGTTCGCAAAGAGTATGGCATCATTGATGGAGTTCCTGGTAGTGACCTAACATGACAACCTGAAAGAGGAACCAAGTCCCCCTGAATTTTAACCTTGCAGCTCTGCCAAGCTTTGAAATATGGATAGGAGTCTGGGCATCAGCCATGGAGAACACGCACAAAAAACAATGAAACGGTCAGCCATTTTAGCCTTGCGAGTACTCGCAAATATCTTGGTGTTTTCTCGCACATGTGCATGCTGGAAAGATATGTGTAGAAGTGACTGGCTGCAGGTGTCAAAGCAAACAGCTTTGGGGAAGAATGGAGATTCCCTGTAGGTCGGTGTTCAGTTGTTTCAGTTAAGTGAAAATTAATTGCTTGAAACAACTCTTGGAGAACAAGCATCGCACATGAACGCTTCAAGATACAAACGGCTCCTTTGGAACCACCACTCATAAAAAAGTCAATGATCGACAACAACGTGCTTTcagtttttttatgttttttattcAGAGAAGTTtcttatgaatattaattaacacTTAATTAGGCCTTATAAAACTCCAACCTCAGATGTTTctgtagataagccgcacccctgatttttcatttgaattttgacaaaaaaggTGCATCTTATACATGGGATTTTACGGtatgtttctgaaaaaaaagaagaacctttaaggtggctcaaagcagtttccagcactttccaAGATGTAGATTTTTGATGGGTCATAATTACTACTCTTTATCAATTGATGCTACAATTATGGTATCAAAATACTGCCCAATCACTAGCGAACACATTGGTATTgtttttgtgacacaataggttaccatagcaatactatgacctgctaaaaacacccttaatttcagctttaagcgcttatatttaaaaaacggcacggtgaaattttttcttattacagaattttgattagcaggataagatgtaacttttggcaaagtttaaaaaaattctgtacatggggttcagagccgtcttaatttttcgaaaattttaggtggctctgaaccctacgtacataatttttttaaactttgccaatagttacatcttatcctgctaatcaaaattctgtaataagaaaaaaattcaccgtgccgttttttaaatataagcgcttaatgctgaaattaagggtgtttttagcaagtcatagtattgctatggtaacctattgtgtaacaaaaataataccaacgGGTTCACCAGTGATTGGGCAGTtttttgataccatgattgtaGCATCAACTGATGAAGAGTGGCTATAATGACACATCAAAATCTAAGTCTTGGAATGtgttggaaactgttttgaacCACCTTAAGCCAATTTGAGCATTGCCAATTTAGTCAAGAATTATCACCGACTCACCTGCTTGAAGACAACATTATGTGGAAAGCCGGCATCTTTCTCAAGGTCCAGAACCACAGGAGCAGCCAGAGGCCCGCTTGTAATAGAAAATGACAATGGAAAATCCACCCCTTGCTCAGATGTTCCTGGCACTGAGACTGGACTGTTCACATAATACCGTAAATTGTTTTTTGCTGCTTTTATTAACCCAGTGTCAATGTCAATGCCCATGATAATTCGTGGGCTAAAGTCACGTGCAATGGTTAGAGTAACATGCCCAACATTACATCCCAAGTCTAACACGTCTTTTCCTTCCAACCATTCTTTCTTGAAGCATTTCAATCGCAAATCTTGACTACAATGTGGATTGCGATAACCATAATACCTATTATAGTTACCATAaatgaaaagtttcttttgcttgaaTGGCTTTCCATCTTGGCAATGTTTGTCCCTTTTTGGATGCTTGCCTTCGTTCAATCCATGGAATTTCCCAATGTCTTTTGCTTTCAGGGaagaattgttttcattttcccccTGTAAAGTTGAGTCATCCGTTTTCACAATGTCACTCTTGCTTTCAGCCTCTTTGGAAGAATCTGAAATTATTACACCTGCCGTCTTCTTTGCAGCTGGTTCACTATCTTCTGTCAACAAAGAAGCATGACCTTTGCTCTCTGCTGACACAGTGGTACATTTCCCAGACCTCTTTGCATCAACCTTAGCCTCAATTGCTTCTCCAGTTTCATTagtgtttcttttccttttccgtttacCTTCAGAGACTGAATCTGCATTGTCACTTGACTGAGTGCTCAACTGCTCCTTCGGCTTCCCCTCATTCTCAGAGTTACTATGATTGACATTATGCCGTTTCTTCTTCTTGCGTTTTTTCACTGCAACATGGGGGTCTTTAATTTCAGGTTCAAGTACCACACCTTTAAGGTTGAGAGGATCAGTTTTGTCACGTGGTTCCAAAACTTGCACTGGCGATTCACTGTGCTCTGACAAAGGAGATGCTTGGGGTGTGGTAGCAGATGGGTCACGATCAATCAAACTGTTTAAGTTCAAAGGATCAGCACTATTTCCTCCACAATGAAACCGCACAATCTTGGGCCGGCCTTTGTCCTGGGGTTTTCTCCAGGGCCTCGCTTGGCCAGGTCCCAGGTCTCCTTTTTGCTTTCCTTGTTTTCCAGTTCCGGTGGACCGAGACTCTCTCAAATTTGCCTTGAAGCGCGGAGAAATCCCTTTGGTGACGTATTTCTGATGCCCCAGGGGACTGGTGAATTTCCTTTTGACCGGACTCTGCTGTTCTTTTAACCTAGATGCCATCTTGAGGTTCCCAGGAAGCACAAGTATGTTCCGTTAtaaaacattaattaattatatgGATCTTGTCTCAGTTTCTTCAGTAAATCATGCGCCTATTTGGAGAACCAAGCTTTCCATGAGCACATCAGCTCTGAGCTGCCAATCCACTCCTACCTCAAAATGAGACGCAGAATTATTTCCAATCCGCTCCAATCTCTTGTCTGTGATGTCGGGATTGTCAATAGTTAATTTGAGCTCTCACACCCAAGGAAAATCTGCGCAAACTTTGTACGGACCGAGCTCGTTTCCCAACTTGAGATATCAAAACACTACTGCAAACGGGTGATTTATGCTGCGACTTCTATGGAACCatacaaatctttttttttttcagtaacaCCAAATCATAGTCATCGTCTTATCTTATTTTTTCACAGCTTTCAAAGGCACTTAGCGCTGCACAACGTGTTTTCGTCGTTCCAGATTTGTTTCATTGCGCAAGCGCAGATGTAGAGGGCTTGAGAGATATTTTGTGCTTCATATTTTAGGTAACTATTTGGCTGATGTTATCCGCTGATTTATTAGCAAAGCGGCTGAAGGCTCAACTTGCCTGTCATCTTCTCGGGACACCCACAGTGTACTTATTCTTATGGTGCGTGTGTTCCAAGGAAATGCAGAGATCTTCTTTAATTACTAAAACCTGACGTGTTTTCGACAGCTTGTTGGTTTATATAGATCTTCATACGTTAGGGTTTTGGTGATGTGTAGGGTCTGATTTCTGAGCGCGAGCACACATTTCAACGGGATCCCCTCTTTTGGCCTGATATGGTGAGTGACTTCTTTATCATTTGTTTTACGGAGTTCATCTTCTTgccaaaagagaaaaaaaaatgaaattttcaagATGTCACTAAGCCGTGCACGGAAGCAGGAAAATGATTCAGCACAAAATAATAGTTGATATCGACGTGGTTTGGTAGAAGCTTACCATTCGCGGTCAATATTAAATGTAATATAAGGTCAGCAAGTATTCGTCACGTGCTCGTTAATTATGTATTGGCTTTGATCCGAGGTTAATCTTACTGTTATTGGTTAAGGTGTTTCTTGTTTTAAGCCGTAAATAAGGAAGTGTATAAAAGTAAGATACTGTTGACACGACCGGTCAAACGACCGAGGACGctggctacacgagcgatttttgtctcgcgccggtgatgcgatttttttcagatttgtcGCGTCTTctgcgcgccagggtggctacacttgtgacaaattttggcgacaaaatTGCAGGCCGCGCGAATCGCAGACTTCgagagacctgggcactataaacagacattcctacAAGACGGTggatgaagggggtagtttctaaagaaactgtggtgctgcgtcggtggggaagtagtatacaaaaatttggttttttcaacggagttgataatgtaaattggccaccgtacagagattctaaaagctggtgtttcgagcgttagcccttcgctggTGATACGCTTACTacaggacggtgcctactattgttactgcgcatacgttctgcgcatctccagatactcggatttcctatcgccgatgcatactaattcagggatatttttgcgcggtttaaaactatccggagaaagtagatcttagtaaatactcttaatattcgaaaagaaaattgggggtaaccatgcaattttcagagataattaagtttcaatttgagaaagaacaccatacattgctttgtattttacagctttttacaaatattattcatgaattatctttgaaaaatgcgtggttacccccaagtttCTTTTCGAATATTAAGAgtatcacacaccggggcaaaaatatctttaattagtagacaccgtccttaaattttatTGGCTAAATGCTCTTTAGTCGCGTCACAAGCGCGGGCAAAAAATTGTACGGTGGCTACACGagcaactatctctgcgattttgttgcaaaagtttcaactctggggacttttttcttgttatttttttacctgtCGCGTAACCAGTTCAAGGGCGGCTACACATGtgattttcatctcgcgctggTGACGCGactaagtttgaaaaaatcgcatcaccagcccGAGCAAAAAATACCTTGTGTAACCtcggctttagacagagtaaattatgtcaagtctcactcccagaggTAATtgagttaaggttacttcccaccttcagaTGCCAAAAAaatcggtttttttttatttgacaaaatttaagtcagtcattttatctagcgtttacaaaaggaaaatgttaaaaatctcaaaaagcGGCCAAGTTATTTagaaaaaacgtattttcaaATAAAGTTAATGAACTATGAAGGTGTCATAATCTTGTCAACGGGCGAGACCCCTTGGGGAAAGCTCATCGCTCGTATTcatgttatttgcatatttatttacttgacAAAATTCCCATGTGGAAGCTCTTCACGCTAATAACTCTTATGGAAAAatcaaaagcagaaaaaagtccttgggtaaagaaaagaaaaaaacccggcccaaagaagaaagaaatatctCCATTTTGCCAAAGAAGGATCTATCCTAAATTTTTTGCCCGTATTAAAACCTAAATTTGTCATACGTAAGGTTAAAACGAGGTTCCTTTATAATACATTTGCTAGCCTTGATACAAAAACATAAGCAATCGCCTCGAAGCGTAATTTTCAAATGATGAAATCATGAAACCTACCCAAGGGAACTCATTTCAGCAAGAAGGGCATTTCTTAAGCTGTCCGTCGATTTGTTTCTAGTAATGTCTTCTTTTTTAGCGGCATGTTTTCCGCTTTTGAACTTTTGGCACGGGTTTTGCCTTTGCCTTTGGTGTCTTTGTCCATTGTATTGCGTCGATGTCCTGAATTTCACTCGACTGAGCGATATAAAAAACGTGTTGCAATGCGATGCTTTTCCCGGGAAATCTTGATCTATTGTCACAGACTCTAGGAGGTCCTGTTGTTCCATTGGTTTGCGGTTTTATCAGGCGAGATAATCTCCAGGCGTGGCGCGAGTTGCTTACGAACCTTTACAAGCGAAAATCTCACATATGATTTTGGGAGGAATACATCCACTTTGACCGAATTTATAGGGTATGCAGATTCGGCGGATTGTCGTGAAATTTCGCCAGAACATTCCAGAGATAATGACAAACAAAAGTGTGTCGGGAAATTTCGATGTTTAACGTATTTTTTGCGTGGCGTCCATTTACGCAACACGTCTTGCACATTTTTAGCTACTCCAACTTTAGATGTGCATATctagacaaccaatcagaatatcgaaaaagCCAGACACacttttgttgattgatgccTTGTGAATAGGCCTGTGCAGCCATTTTCCTCTGACTTTGGAATCCGATAGCCAataaattcaatagaagaaccctcggtCGTTTAACGCCTTACCGGCTTCTGACACTTCCTGAAAGAAAACTTCgctaaaattgtatttttttcatcaagtacatttattaagctttctaatgatatatagtttgttgGGGTTTTATTTATACTGGTGTGCATACAATGTTTTTGCCGAAGGGCACccgcgaaggtgggaagtaaccttaagtCAGAGAGtgtgttcctttgggatgatctgAAAAAgtatcactgatccaagatcacttggatcatggtgaatcaaaggaaccgaaaaatcctttcccagagtggatttaTCGGTTCCTTTgacagagctctcaagtcttaaaGTTTCCAAAGAGTGAGATGCGTGCAGAAGATTGAGCCAAAAGCGCAAGTGTCCTGTGTGTCTTGTGCGAGAGGCATGAACAATTCTAGGGGGGTCCAGGGGCATGTTCCCCCaaaaaatttttgaaacttGCACTTCTCAAATCACTGGAAATGCAACAtcgagtccgccattttggttttttcatgCTGCTTGCTCAGAGAGCCCATGTTATTATGGACAGCCTGAGCTAACATATTGGCCTATGCTTAGTATATTAACTggtgaaagtcctgaagaaacaagaaaattggtcacACACAAACAGATTGAACATTCACAGAAGTTCATTGCCAATGAAGGAACAGATTCAGAATTCAAgagcacttctgaaagcttaaaaggtAGAGTTACCTACGAGAAAAGATCCAatgcgtgagacttgagagctctgctTTGATTGTctgtgatccaagtgatcttggatcagtgatcctttttcggaccATCCCAAAGAAATGCACCCAGAGCTTTGATGGTTGTAGACTGCTTACAATAGTTATAATACTGTAGCTCACAGTTATTGCAATTTAGTGTAGTACCGTGTGactatttttttctcttgtgtttgtttattcacatttgaaattaaagaagTGGATAAGTGTACAAAATGTTTGGCAGCTTTTGAAGATGTGTCactttttaacccattgacttctgggaGTGAGAGTTAACAgattttatacaaaaatttggttttaaatatcaacggagttgacaatgtaaattggccactgtacagagattccaaaagctgacgttttgagcatAATTTAGCCCTTCGTCTAAACATGCTTTGTTtgtagtggaagtgcacttagctatcaagctagttcacaggcactccact
Above is a window of Montipora capricornis isolate CH-2021 chromosome 6, ASM3666992v2, whole genome shotgun sequence DNA encoding:
- the LOC138051035 gene encoding uncharacterized protein, encoding MAAFLSICECGADISNYEHKFCTSCGRELLCDEKSIITFYFSRGFEYKSILHMLSKQHGIKMSERTLKNRLKEFGLRRKLALYDEIEVRRHIEQEMEGPGCMAGYRSMWHTLSMKGIQVPRRVVEEIMRELDPEGCETRRRRRLRRRKYRAPGPNHCWHVDGYDKLKPYGFPIHGCIDGWSRKIMWLRVVRSNNLPETAASHFVDCVDDYGGCPVKLRTDCGTENVLMAAMQCEFRQDVDAHIYGPSPANQRIEGWWSFYRRNRSTWWINYFQDMIENGKFNPGSELEKECIWFSFSGIIQKDLDFVKEHWNTHRIRDSRHDTVPGRPDELFSLPEDHGGVDGLILPISSVQIDHFRENFLQVEEETNVYQDYFNYVLSNSDIREPKDWKEAENLYLDLLSVARR
- the LOC138052164 gene encoding probable RNA methyltransferase CG1239, whose amino-acid sequence is MASRLKEQQSPVKRKFTSPLGHQKYVTKGISPRFKANLRESRSTGTGKQGKQKGDLGPGQARPWRKPQDKGRPKIVRFHCGGNSADPLNLNSLIDRDPSATTPQASPLSEHSESPVQVLEPRDKTDPLNLKGVVLEPEIKDPHVAVKKRKKKKRHNVNHSNSENEGKPKEQLSTQSSDNADSVSEGKRKRKRNTNETGEAIEAKVDAKRSGKCTTVSAESKGHASLLTEDSEPAAKKTAGVIISDSSKEAESKSDIVKTDDSTLQGENENNSSLKAKDIGKFHGLNEGKHPKRDKHCQDGKPFKQKKLFIYGNYNRYYGYRNPHCSQDLRLKCFKKEWLEGKDVLDLGCNVGHVTLTIARDFSPRIIMGIDIDTGLIKAAKNNLRYYVNSPVSVPGTSEQGVDFPLSFSITSGPLAAPVVLDLEKDAGFPHNVVFKQENYVPDSSEVLLKQKPMYDVILCLSLTKWIHLNWGDEGLKLMFKRIFLHLRPGGKLILEPQPFSSYKKKKNLTEKIRANYDAMRFRPEHFVDFLLSDLVGFATFEVLEIPQHKSSGFQRPMYLFTKPPGVQEAQSMEFP